In a genomic window of Zingiber officinale cultivar Zhangliang chromosome 9B, Zo_v1.1, whole genome shotgun sequence:
- the LOC122022396 gene encoding uncharacterized protein LOC122022396: MADSKLEDHSASGWMSVPPFGEWDSKNGVPDYSMDFTKIREMRKNNKNPSRASLGNEEELNKLADKGAKEDRCRRSDLATSQGHRPIHNHHHGSPSGRKKFMGYFQCCIGA, from the exons ATGGCCGATTCCAAGCTG GAGGATCACAGTGCGAGTGGGTGGATGTCGGTGCCGCCGTTCGGGGAATGGGACTCCAAGAACGGCGTGCCGGACTACTCCATGGATTTCACCAAGATCCGCGAGATGCGCAAGAACAACAAGAACCCCTCCCGCGCCAGCCTCGGCAACGAGGAGGAGCTCAACAAGCTCGCCGACAAGGGGGCCAAGGAGGACCGCTGTCGCCGCAGCGATCTCGCCACTTCCCAAGGCCACCGACCCATCCACAACCACCATCACGGCTCCCCTTCC GGGAGGAAGAAGTTTATGGGCTACTTCCAGTGTTGCATAGGCGCATGA